The following is a genomic window from Gadus morhua chromosome 23, gadMor3.0, whole genome shotgun sequence.
CTACGAACATTTATCTTCTAAAAGAAGATGCGTCTTAACTTTTGAAACATCCTGTCTCGTCTGTTGAGTACTTCTTGTTTATTTATGATATAAACGTATATTAAAGTAACCTAGTTGATCTAGTCTCCCTTGTATCAACTTCTTCCAGCTCTGTCACTTCCAGATGTGTTAAGTACCTGCCAAAGGTGACTGTGGGTTGGCTGGTGGCAAAGACCCCTTTTCCCTTATTGGCTGAGGTGTTTAAACACTCGAGTATTCCTGTGATTTTCACTACAGCAGATGCtgttatttatatattgtaATTATATTGTTGCAGACTAAATGGCTGCCATCTCTATAGTTGTCCTTTGCCTCACATACCTCCTCCAGCCGCTCTAAAAGGCCAGCACTAGGACCATGCAGAAACCCGATCAAACAGagccaaaccacacacacctccatttAGTGCTTCTTTATTGACCGAGATCCCCCAGCACACGGCTCAGCCTGAAGAGTGTATATCCCTTTGTAAAACATGCTGCGGAGGCCGCCTCATGAGGCCCCCCAGCTGTCATGCCCCCTCCATGACAGTGCTCGGACGTAGTGATGAATGTCCCCAGCAGGTGGGGcgcccccccagcaccccttaTTGGACAACACGATGTGGGGGTGGAGCCTATGGGATGAGTCTGGAGACGGTCGTTCTAGAGTTTAGTGGCGgatggatgagaggaggaggggggttggggggctaCTCTTCAGCAGTGTCCTTCTTGCTGGTCTCCTGTCCTTCGAAGACGGGGTACTTGCTCTGGACCTCGGCCCAGCTCATGCTGCCGTTGGCCAAGTCCCGGATTATGCCGGGCAGCTCGCTGACCTGGgggtagaggagaagagggtggtTAGAGATACTTCATCTCATGATAACACCACATACATCATTTACACTCCACTTCCAAGTCTTCCGTTAGCACCTTGAGTCGTACCGTCATAGCTATAACATCTTCAGACCTCTGAGAAACCTTCTAGTATggatattatttattaatggAGTAGAAAGGAACATAGTGCAGATTTAAAAACTCTTTAGGGTGGTAATGCAAGCAGTTTAAATACAGGCGTTAGAGGTATGTCTAAACCCTTCCGATAACAGCTGTTACTGGCAGGGTTAGGACCTTTCTCTAATATCTCTATGGGCAGGGCTGCACATAACTTCTTTATAGAGTTACTCAGTTGAGTACCAGGAGATGGTGTTTGGTACGCACCCCAGACATGGCTCCAAACGTAACATCGGATCTTATGAAACGTACCCAGTTTCACAGAGGTTTTTTGcgtcaccttttttttttttttttaatcaaactgCAGCAGCTCGACCACGGAGCGCTTGATTATCTGACCAAAGGAACCTTGCGATCAGATGACTTTGCGCAGTTCTCCAGTGTGTGCGCGATGCACAGCGCACACAGCGCACATGAGCGCACATTTCTTGCGCTTATCGTTCGTTTCGAGCCACGGCACTTCTTGGGGCCACTTTTtcgaaaaaaacattttcttctGCTCCGGCTCCATTAGCCTTTTCTTTGCAGGTGGCGAACGCACAAGTAGCTGCTCAATGTATTttgttgtttcgtttttttctcgATCTCCCGTAAGTTACGCAAAAGCGCTGTAGTGTCACAAGTGACGTTACGCATCCCCTGTTATGGCCGCGCATGCGTACTTGCGCACCAGTTATGTGCACCCCTGTCTATGGGGTTCAAAGCTTCTCCATTAGTGCAGACATCCTCCACTGAATCAACTTAGGCATAAGAGGCGGTACCTGGGCCCTGATCTGGGTCATAGAGTCGCGGTCCCGCAGCGTGGCGGTGTGGGGCGTCTTGTTCACTGTATCAAAGTCCACGGTGATGCCGAAGGCCACTCCGATCTCGTCGGTGCGGGCGTAGCGCCTGCCGATGGAACCGGAGGAGTCGTCCACCTTGTGGGACACGCCCTGTTTGGTCATGGCCTCCGCTGAGGACAAGGAGGAAGGGGGTTAGAGACAACATAGCAGAGCTGAACAAGACGCTGAGGGACATCAGGAGGATACTCACACAGCTCTTTGACGAAAGGAACAAACTCCTGGTTCTGGCTCAGGGGAAGGACGGAACATTTGTAGGGAGCCACCATTGCAGGGAAGCTGAAGAACTGCAGAGGAAGAGATCACGGTCTGAGCTGCAGGTCTCACAACCCAGAAGAACAGGAGAACCCTAGGAAGTACCTCAGACCCAGAGACTGAGCAAACCTCAATACTGAGGGATGCAACATGAAGTACTACAGACCCAGAGACTGAGCAAACCTCAAAACTgagaaacacaacagacctCTGAGAACATGGAAAGATTTGAAATGAATGATGCGTTTATGCCGTCTGGTGATGTGGACGATTGGAGACCCGTTGTTTTTTGCTCCAGGAGTAAACCCTACAATCCCCCAAAAGGCAGTGTCTCACCGTCCTCTGGTCGTCCCCCTCCCGGACATGGAAGGTGTGCTCAAGGATGGAGTACATGATCCTCCCGATGCCGAAGGATGGCTCGATCACATTGGGGACAACCTCCTCCACTGCCAACATAAAGACCCCGTTACTACAGTTACTATGGTTAGTACAGCTGCTACGGCtactacagctaatacgattaCTATGGCCCGCTAGCTGCGGCCAGCGCTgggctcctgctgctcctcctcaccgTACAGAGTTTTTGGAACCTCTTGACGCTGACCATGTCCTTGGTCAGCCGGAACGACTTGCCTTCCGTCTCGATGGTGAACTCACTGCAAACCAAACATGTCCACATATTAATCATCAACTTCCATATCATATGCATCATATGTTAATACCATCACCATTCACTTGTATACCGGGGCCTATACATGCTTACTTACAGATCCCCAAATCCCAgattacttacttacttactccctcgtgtgtgtgtgtgtgtgtgtgtgtgtgtgtgtgtgtgtgtgtgtgtgtgtgtgtgtgtgtgtgtgtgtgtgtgtgtgtgtgtgtgtgtgtgtgtgtgtgtgtgtgtgtgtgtgtatatatacatatatatgggggggggggggtccttccATATTCACACAGTCATCCATATTGGCAGCTTTGATAGCTGTTATTTAAGAAGATATTAATACGTTTGTGTAGTTTATACCTTTAAATCTAACTCAATGACGCAGAGGCTGGCTGTCCTATAATCATTTCATTGTTCAGAAGGACTATGTATTtgtaactgtaattatgaggtTGATATTACAATGGCTAACCTTATGGGGTGTCCACTGACGTGTACATCATCAACACCTGTAACCAGGCTCTGGAGGTCAGCTTGGAGTGGCAGCTCCTTTACATACTAATCACAGATTCTATATGCatgaatatatctatattttggTTAGTCTGAGGAACCTCATCTAGGTCCGACCACTAGAACAATGAGCACCCACCCCGTTTCAGTAAGCAGCTTCTCCTGCTCCGAGATGACGTGTTCCTCACACGTGGACAGGTACTCCATGGCGAGCTTGGCGTCTTTCTTGTAGGCCTTGCCGATGGCTCCTTTGTTTGGCTCAAACTGGACCACGTTCACAACTTTGTGCGAGGTAGTCAAGGTGCATGACTTGCACTCAACAGCATGGGGCTTAGTTTTATGAACCAGGGGGCCGATTAGTCCAGGGGTAAGGGTTAATGTATGAATACAACAGCTAGAAGTCTCTTTAGATAGAAGCGTTTGCTACATTACTAAACGGTAAAAGGAGGACACAAGGACATGAGCACGTGTTAAAGCGTAAAGAGCAGGAAGGATATGGGCTCTTTGAGGGGCTTCTCTGCCACCAGCGGCACCTTGGTCGCTTGGGCATGGCACTTCAGGTCAAAGCACGAGCGGTCGGCACCCCACGATCTCGATCCAACCCTGCAAACAGGGAGAAGCCAAGCTCACTTCATCTGAAGACTGAACCCAACACTGGCTCCAGAGGTGCTGATCTTTGATTAGTTTTTAACAATCCAACATGGCAGAAGAGTGGCTCATGGTGTCAGGGTGTATGAACGGCAGCTCCCTGCATTACTGTACTTCAACATCACTACTTAATTTAGGGCCACAAGGAGGTGAACAATGATAAACATCAACCAATGGAGTTTGTATACCCTATAATATTGATTATATGCCGTTTTCCTGCTGAACGACTGAACGttaaacgagagagagagagaattagggaGAGCCAGGTGTCAAACGTACGTAGGAGGTCTTGGTCTCTGCGTCCCAGCAGTCACAGGCGTAGTGGGCCATCTCGTTGTCCATGTGCTGGCGGAAACGCAGCTTGTCTTTGGCCACACCCACTCGGGTCAGGTAGAGGTAGATTCTTCCAATGAAGTATCCCAGGACGGAGTTATTAATCACTCCCTGGAAAGAGAAGAGACGGTTTCAGACTCAAGCACTTCTGATATACCTAGCTTTTATTGATGCTCCCTTTTCTCTGCACTTTGTCAACCTTAGCTTTACTAAAGTATGGTGAACCTAATCATCTCCCAACAACAGAAGGTGTtatggattttatttgaatagcCTGAGAGCTACCTGCTCCACCGCATCTCCCAGCCTCATGATGTGGGCAGACTGCCCACTGGTCTGGGCCTTGGAGGAGTACAGCGTGATGTTCAGGTCGGCCACGTTGGAGAACTTGGGGTGGACCTTTTCCGTGGGGTCCACAAAGTGCtctatctcggccatggtgaaCTCTCTGGGGGGAAAGAGGTGTCGTTTGGAGCTGGTCAAGTTCAATACTTTAATCTGTTAGCATGACATTGCCCTACAAGACTCAACCTCTCTGTTGATCAATACATTTCCAAAGATGTTCAGAACGGCCGACCCCAAAAGTGGAATGCAATGGAACAAACCTACAATCAATCATAGCCACTAGACCTGTGCCATCCATGGTCGTCCACTAGATGGGGACCATGGAACTGTACGTCCTCCGTACTCTCATGTCAGTAGAAGCTCTAGTAGAGCCCAGCAGGGAGGACCCACCTCACACGGATGAGCCCGGAGCGAGGGGAGATCTCGTTCCTGAATGAGTTGCCGATCTGGGCCGCAGCGAAGGGCAGCTTTCCCTGGTTGAACTCCAGCAGGCGCTTGAAGTTGAGGAAGATTCCCTGAGCCGTTTCAGGCCGCAGATAGCTAAAGACGGTTGGAATTCAAATTAATTAGTGTTACTTCCGTGATGGATGACACTTTGAGACATGTGCTGTGATGAGAACATGGGCCCATACCCTTGCATGTTCCCCCCAGGGCCGATGGAGGTCTGGAACATCAGGTTGAAGGAGATGGGGGCGGAAAGGTCGTTGCCTGTGATTGGCGACTTGACACTGTATTTAACAAAAAGTGCTGTCAGCTCTTCCTGAGTGAAGTTGTCCATCTGAAAGGGAATTAGAGAAAATTGTGCTCAATCACAAGGCTAGGACCAAGTAAACACAAGCAGTACCAGTCTGGTACTCTAGTCTGGTCAGAAGGAGTGTGGGACTGACCTGGGTGACCACGTCCTCCATTTCTGCCTTCTTCTCAGCAGCACACTTCTTATCAGCCTGCAGCTTCTGCAGGTGGGCTGGGGAACAAGGACAGGGCTTATTATGGTGGATGGAGGCGTTAAGGAATGAGCAGCTCGTGTTTCCATTGTCCAGTGTCCAATTAGCCCGATTTGATGCAGAATAAAATGGGGGCCAAAATCTCTACGCCTTATCTTCACACTCTTTAGTAAACCAATGACCATAAGTCGCAGAATGTTGAGAATGGATTACCATGTGCACAAAGAATGCTTACACACGTTGCCATGAATGGCAACGTATAATCTACTTTTACTCAATGCAGCCATGCATAAACCAAACCTTATGTACAATATGTTGTGTGAGACATACCTTTGAGAAGATGGTCCGCCCTGAAGCACTCGCCGTTCTTCACATCCTTCACCATGTAGTCTGCAAATTTGTCCACATGCCCAGATGTTCTGAGAGATTAAGACACATTTAGTAAACATTTGAATATGGCTCTAGGGGGCAACCATTACAATGTACATCATCAATGGATAGATCATCAATGTATCTGCAACCGGGCTATGGAAGGCAGCTTGGAACAGCAGCTCCCATGCATTGAATCGCAGATTTAATCTGTGCCCGTCAATCCAGACCTACAGAACAACACCTCCAGCTGTCTCTAGGAACCACAGGGCACCGTTGCTGTGTAGCCTTCATTAGGGCCAACGTATGGTCAACAAATATAAGCCTGAGGCTAATTAACATGAAGAAAAGTCAAGGCTTGAAGATCCTTCATACTTCTCAGCATTATTAAGTCTCATAAAATAACTTCAGCAATGATGATGTTGACCAAAAAAAACTTTGATTGGCAATGGGATTAAAGGTACCTTTGAAATGCTTACATCCATTTTACAGAATCAAAGTCTTCTGAATGTCCCAAAGAGAAACAGACTGACCTTGCAGGTAACTTTGCACCTTTACAAGGGATGAGAGGTGCTCCAGTCGATACGAACAAATGGATACCAGAGAGACACTGATCAagacatcctcctcctcaggctTAATAAATGTTCAGATCAAATCTATTATCAGTCCAATTCTCAACCTGGTGTGACATCTGAGCCCCAGAGGTTACGAGTGTTGAAAGGGCACCTACTTGAGCACGGACTCGGGAGTCAGCATGGTGCAGTCGATCTCCAGGATCTGCTCCTCCTGGATGAAGTGCTGTCTCCACACCTGCAGGATGTTGTTCTTCAGGGCACACCCCACAGGGCCGAAGTCGTACAGGCCGCTCACGCCTGGAGGGCATCACACCCGTTTAAGGAACACAACTATTCACCTggcaaacgcttttatccaaggtcCCTGTATCTGGACAGTGCCTTCAGGTACAGGCGGTGGAGGGCCCCTGTATCTGAACAGTACCTTCAGGTACAGGCGTATCACCACGTCACCAGTCGGTACAACAGGTGCCCTTTAAGGTGCCGGTAGGGGATGGACACTTACTAAATGCTGCAGATTAGACTGTTGACACTGGGGATAACACTGGGGATCGTACCCAGTACCCCCAGTACCCGGGAGTTGAACACTGCATCAACTCCATTCTCCTGTCCCGTCATCTTCATAAAATAACTGCCCTACGACTGGTCAGCCAGAGGCCCTCACCTCCATAGATGGCAAAGGCCTGGTCGTAAAAGAACCGCCTCTTCAAGGTATCCTCCATCTTTGTTCGGTCCACTATGTCATCTTTGGGCTCCAGGGACAGTTCCTGAAAAgagaaaataatgtacagaatTAGACCGTAGGTCAGCATGATGGGCCATTCTTCTATCAAAGGAGAAATTGATAAAAGCTCACCTTAGCTTCAAGAGTTCTCTTCCTTGCTTTCAGCTCGGCTACAGCTTTGGTGACATCTACGTCGGGCAGGCCGTCCTGCTTCATTTGGCGCACAAGTTCCCCCTACGACACAGACAGGCCAACGGAAACATTGAGTCAGAACCAAGGAGGAAACAGTACAGTAGTGGTCTTTTGGTTGAGCAATTTGTCAAAGAAAATTTTATTTTCAGCCATTGGAACATTTAGAGCGGTTTGTTTACCACTGGTAGCACTGCACAAACTAGAGTTGCCCAACCCAAACCTTCCTATACACATGTGGAGATGAAACGTGGCAGAATGAGGCTGCTGCATCAAGCCAAGGCTAACTTTAGCCGTGCAGATCATCCATGTCCATTGAGCAGCTTAGCCTGACAGCTATACCTCTAATATACACCTTTAACATGTACGTATACCAAAACATATACCTTTAGCATATGAATGTAGCTATAACTTTAGCATGTACCTATACCTTTAATATATACCCGTAGCATATGAACATAGCTATACCTTTAGCATGTACATAGATTACATATTCAGCACTTTGTAACTGTGatttgaaaagtgctatataaatacagtttattttaatttttattatACAGCATACCATTATTGAACAAACACGACGGATTATTTAACTAAATCAGATCTAAAGATGTTCCATAAGTAGATATCTATTCTCAATGCTATTTATACCTGCTCCTTTACTGCCAGCCTCAGCGGGGCTAGAATCTCCTCCATCGCGGGGTCCATGTAGAGTCCTCCGGACAGCCGCAGACTGCGGGGCTTCTTCTTGGTCTGAGAGGAGCGGACCGGCACGGAGAGCGGCCTGGAGGGAGTCCGGCGGAACGGCACAGAGAGCTGCCTGGAGTGGGTCAGGAGGAGGACCGGGAGGGACAGCGGCTTGGTGAGGGTCAGGAGGCGGACCGGCTGGGAGAGCGGCCTGGTGGGGATCAGGAGGCGGACCTTCGGCACCAGAAAGACGGTGGAGAGCTCAGTGCTGGTCCGCAGCAGGGCTGATGTTGCGCTACGAAGCATGGACCACGGTAATAGGAGGACTAAAGAATGATGAAATTTCTGGATACAAGTAAATGACCTGCGCAGTGCCGGCAGGCACTTTCGACAGAGCGCTGATCGCTCAATGCCATGGGATCACCTGAATACACAGATTCGACAAATCCAAAATGATTGActcaatataataaaatataatcaaCTCACCTTAATACATATTGAtcataataatatacaatacaTGGGATATGAAATCGCCTTGCAATCCTGCGCAATAATCTGAACCGTATTTGAGAATCACCGATGTTTCATATCTTCCACCAGGGAGAAGCAGAGCTCCTCTTTAACAAGCAGCTTCACAATAACATGGAACACATGTGTGGATATGTATGATCAGTAACCTTCGAATTGATCAAAACGAATTGATAagacacattatacacacacacacacacacacacacacacacacacacacacacacacacacacacacacacacaccacacacacacacacacacacacacacacacacacacacaagcggatGGTCAGGTTTCCAGCAGGGCCAGTCATGGCAGCAGCAACGTGAGACGGCTCGTCAAGTGGTGAGAGGAGATGGTGGTCTCCGGAACACAGAGCTGTGTGTTGTGATGGTGTCACCATCGATCAGCTTCATTACCATCGCCGAGAGCCTGACCCTAAACTACACACTGTGGACAATGGACCTGTAGCATTATCGGCCTGATGGCAAGAAtatacattttcattttcatataATCGAACCGTTTGATAGGTAATATATAGCCCACTGGGATGTCATATCTCAATGATTCATCATCATTAATCAATGTATTCGAGACACATCAACCTGTTTATGTTattgtattataattattatcatcttgtcttttttatttatacTCTCCCGTGGCTAATGGAGCcacaattattattttcattatccTTGTGTTGGGTGCAGTCCCACACATTTTAG
Proteins encoded in this region:
- the LOC115537400 gene encoding LOW QUALITY PROTEIN: glycine--tRNA ligase-like (The sequence of the model RefSeq protein was modified relative to this genomic sequence to represent the inferred CDS: inserted 2 bases in 1 codon); this translates as MLRSATSALLRTSTELSTVFLVPKVRLLIPTRPLSQPVRLLTLTKPLSLPVLLLTHSRQLSVPFRRTPSRPLSVPVRSSQTKKKPRSLRLSGGLYMDPAMEEILAPLRLAVKEQGELVRQMKQDGLPDVDVTKAVAELKARKRTLEAKELSLEPKDDIVDRTKMEDTLKRRFFYDQAFAIYGGVSGLYDFGPVGCALKNNILQVWRQHFIQEEQILEIDCTMLTPESVLKTSGHVDKFADYMVKDVKNGECFRADHLLKAHLQKLQADKKCAAEKKAEMEDVVTQMDNFTQEELTALFVKYSVKSPITGNDLSAPISFNLMFQTSIGPGGNMQGYLRPETAQGIFLNFKRLLEFNQGKLPFAAAQIGNSFRNEISPRSGLIRVREFTMAEIEHFVDPTEKVHPKFSNVADLNITLYSSKAQTSGQSAHIMRLGDAVEQGVINNSVLGYFIGRIYLYLTRVGVAKDKLRFRQHMDNEMAHYACDCWDAETKTSYGWIEIVGCXDRSCFDLKCHAQATKVPLVAEKPLKEPKVVNVVQFEPNKGAIGKAYKKDAKLAMEYLSTCEEHVISEQEKLLTETGEFTIETEGKSFRLTKDMVSVKRFQKLLEEVVPNVIEPSFGIGRIMYSILEHTFHVREGDDQRTFFSFPAMVAPYKCSVLPLSQNQEFVPFVKELSEAMTKQGVSHKVDDSSGSIGRRYARTDEIGVAFGITVDFDTVNKTPHTATLRDRDSMTQIRAQVSELPGIIRDLANGSMSWAEVQSKYPVFEGQETSKKDTAEE